The Nitrospira sp. genome segment CCCGACCTGCTTGAGACGATCTTGTTGAGCTTGTCCCACTGCCGTCGCGCGTCCCTTCATACTCGTCATTGGACCATTGTCACTTACATAGAGCAAAACCGGTGTCGCCACGCCAAGCGTCACCAGTAGGCAGAGCGCCAGCAGACGCATCAATTGGCTCTTGCTAAAATACATGAGCAGCAAAAGCACAACCGCTGCCGCACCGGCATAGTTCACAATCTGCGATTGCGAAGAATTCATGTCTGATGTTGGGGCCGTTGATGGTACCGAGGCTGTTTTTGTGAAAGCGGAGGGAAGTGCAATGCCGAAGCCCTGAAGCCACTCCGCTACTTTCTGTTTGAATGACGCAATGGCAGTTGGCGACACAACTGATCTTACAGAGTCCAGAGCTGACGGAGGGTGCTCCTGGGGTGTCGCTTGCTCATGTGTCTTCACCTTCGCCCGATACTTCTCCGGAATGTTTTCCATCGAATCGCTAAACCGGGGATTGCCTTGCTCGTCGATATAGGAATAAATCGTCGTCGCATGGGCCTGGAAGGGATACGGATCCATGCCAAGCAGCAATAATCCGGCCAGCATAATCCATCCCAATCTCGGCCGAATTGATCCGATCCGATATGCAAATCGTTTCATCGTTGACCTCATCCATGCTCAGGGGTCTCACCAGGACCGTCGTGTCCTTGGCCAGGGCTACCCTGCTAAATTATCCTGAGTTCATGCCCTCTTAGCTTGACTCGCCCTACCCCCCTTAGTTAGCATGCGCCAGTTCATTCAGGAAGCAATTACGACTATGGAACAGACGCCCTCTGCCTCCGAACAGGTCCCCGTCCACCAGGACGAGCCATCGTTTATTCGACGCCCCCTCGTCCGTAAAATCATCTATGCAGGGCTGGCTCTCTCGTTCCTGATGATGGTCGTGGTCCCTCTTGCGGTTCAGCTGAGAGATCCTGATTTTCAGAAACATATTGAGCAGCGCCGGGTGATGGCCGGCATGTCGAAAGACCAGGTCCTCAAATCCTGGGGAGGGCCGCAGACGATTAATACGTCCTTCACGAAGGAAGGACTACGTCGCGAGGAATGGATTTTCGAAGATTGGATCAGTGCGGCCGAGGTGAAGCACCGGTATCTCTATTTCGAAGAAGGCCTGCTGATCGGCGGGTGGTATGAAGGATCCGGGGAACGTAAACCCGTCGACCTCCCGGCCGACTCTCCCCATCCAAAAATTCCGCGATGACCGAGGCGTGAGAGCGAGTGGTCACATGCGATCCGCTACGGCGATGGTGCAACTTCTCGAATCGACAAACGCAAGCGGCTGATCAGCGCGGTTGCCCGCTCCCATTCGGATTCGTCCACCATCACCTGGCAACACAACTCGAAGACACCAGGATACAGACTGCTCACGTGTTCATCCTGAAATATGCATGCAATGCCGTTGGCCTCGCACAGGCTTTTGATGATCCCAAGCTCCCCGATATCCTGAGCCGTAGTCAAATACCGCATTCGCATGAGGAAATTACCGCTCCTTACCCTAAGGATCGAGGAGAAAACCTTGCGGGCATTTGCACTTTTTGCAGAGCCGCTTTACACTCAAACATCAGTTAGGGCGTTTCTCTGATTTGCACGCGACGCTCTCGGCCACCGCCGGAAACCGTCAGGACTCGTTTCCACTCACGAATCTGATAGACCGCCCAAGCATTTGGCTGGCCTTTATAAAATGCAGTGGCGTCTTCACCCGTGGCGTTGAGGAAGGTGGGTTCTGTAAACCCTTCTTCGAGCACATAGTCCAGCAGGCAATCCGTTGAAAAGCCGGGCCCCTGCAAGGCGATATCCGCTAATAGGGTCAGGATCTCGTCGGGATTTTGAATAGTAATTGGATTCATCGCTGTCCTCTCAGAGTCTGAGGATTCTAACGAGGCGGCCTTCAAGAAGGCAAGGTACGATGGCATCACGACTGACACAAGCCCGCTTTCTCGACGCATTGCTCAAAGTCATGGACGGCAAACACCATTGGGCATGGGATCACTTCGCCACCGGACGATTGACCAAAGAGCAGCTTAAGATTCATTTTCAGCAGGAATACTTCGTCTACGTCCGCGATTTCCCCGTCTTCCTCTCCCGAATTCATGGACACAACCCACCGCCGGCCGTTCGTCGCATGCTGGCGGAGAATATCTATGAGGAAGATACCGGGGGACTGTCACTCGGCAAGTCTCATCCGGAACTCTTCCTCACGATGATGGAAGGATTAGGGTTCTCCGCAAAGGATTTCGAGCAGATCCGTCCGTTACCCGCGAGCCGAGCCTATCGTGCGTGGCTGGATCGGGTCTCCACGCAACAGGCCTGGGTCCTGGGCGCAGCCGCCCTTACCATTTTTGTGGAAGGCAGCGTCAAAGACCGGAAAGAACTGCGGGAGCCCTCCAAGCCGAAGACGGCGGAGGAGATCGAGACGACCATAAAAAACCATCCACTGGTCCGCTATCATGGCAACTCTCCGGATTGCATGGATCTCATTCGGGCTCATCAGCTCGTTGAATCCGGTCATCGGCACGATGCCTACGACATGGTGACTCAAAACGCTCCGTCCGCGACGACGCAACAGGCCGTTCTCAGCACAGTGAAGCGCAGTCTGCGACTATGGCTCACCTATCGTGATGCAGTCTCCAGAGCCTGCGGCCTCAAAAAGCCCTAACGCCGGTAGGAATGAGAGGCCTTCTCCATACTCTCCTTATCCTATGTTCGATAGTGCCCGCTTTGGGCGCCGACGCTCCCCCTGAGATGGCGCTGATCCCCTCCGGGGAATTTCGTATGGGCACCGCGGAGGGTAGCGACGGCCTCGCCGACGAACATCCCGAGCGGCTGGTCTTCCTCCACGCATTCCTCCTAGATCGGTTCGAAGTGACCAATGAGGCCTATGCCGCTTTTGTCCAATCGACCGGTCACCGCCCGCCGGCAAACAATAATCCGGCGTCGACGATCTGGGACGGCGCTACCTATCCACAAGCCATCGCCAAACACCCCGTGGTGAATGTGAGCTGGGACGATGCCGTGGCCTATTGCCAATGGTCTGGCAAGCGCTTGCCCACCGAAGCCGAATGGGAAAAGGCCGCGCGAGGAACCGACGGACGCCGCTATCCCTGGGGCAACGACTGGAGTTGGACGAAAGCGAATAGCGCCAGCTATTGGGCCGGGCAAACCATTGAGTTTCAAAGCGGCGCCGATTGGGAGGCGTTCTGGATCAAAGGCGATGGCGCACGGCTGGTTAAAGAGAACGGTATCAAGGGAGAAATTTTGACCCTGCCCGTGGGAAGCTTCCCTGACGGAGCCAGCCCGTACGGTATCCACGACCTCGCCGGCAATGCCGCCGAATGGGTGCAGGATTGGTATGATCCTAACTACTACCGGTCGGCTCCACTCAGTGACCCACGCGGACCCGAGCGGGGTGCCATTAAGTCGATGCGAGGCGGATCCTGGTTGAAACCGGCGATCAGCTTACGGACCAGCGATCGCGACTGGGGAATCATGGACAGCCGCCCGAGCGGCACAGGGTTTCGATGCGCCAAAGATAGTTTCTGACGACGGCTTCTCCATCGAGGCTAAGCCGCTTGTGACCTCACGTTCACGCCCTGCGAGAGTGTGCTGAAAAACTGACTCAATTGGGCTGCAGGCTCCGGCTCCATCCGTTCAAGTTTCACCCCGCACTCTCCCCCCTCTACCCAACGCACAACCGCACGGGCAATCGGTAGTGACGAGGCCGCACCGGGCAACGTGATGTCAAGGCTCAGCATCATTCCTGGGACCAATGCTTCCTGTCCTTTGAGACGCCATCCCTCTCTTGTCATATCCACCACAACGCCCTCTCTGATCTGCCCATTGATGCAATACCGAACAGGACAACGAATCTCGTACCGATAGCGTCTCCGCACATAGTGGAAATAGGCTGGCGTCGTTTCACTCACATAGTCTGCTTTCCATCTTTTCGTCGAGGCTCTACGGGATCGACTACCACCAGTCCACATCAGAGCGCGATGCCAATCTAGAGCAGCGACCCGTACAAGGGCATAGGCCGCTATCGTCGCCACCCCCCCAATGCCAAGCAACTCAAGAATACCCATTCGCAGGCCTCCCATAGCAGACACGAGCCAGATACAATCGTACTGATAAAGAGAACTGTACCCTGGAAAGCTAGCTTTGGTTAGAGTGCAGAATGGTTAGTTCGAAAGGGGGGACTAAGAGGAGACGACACGTACCAACGCCAACCAATACAACTGCTGGCTGGTAGTGCTAATCCCTCAGGGACAACGACAACCGCCCATGGCAAGTATCTCCCGGCCACGGCCACTAGACGAACAGCCCGACGGGCGTATGGACATGGCCGGGCAGGACAGCGCCGAGCTCCGAGGTGCTGGCGCCAAAATGCTTGACCAGCACATCAGCAAACACGTCCCTGAATTCCACCGTTGGTCTGATGTACCGCCCTTCATCGAGATTGGCCTCCGTTAATGAACTGGGCCAGCCTGCAACGCCTTTATACACCCCACCCTTCACCGATCCGCCAACCAGAAACCATGCCGAAGCCTTGCCATGGTCCGTCCCCCCGCTCGCATTTTGTCTCACGGTCCGACCGAATTCAGTGCAGGTCAGCACTACCACATTATTCATTAATGGCCCCAGATCATCGACAAAGGCACGGATGCCTCCGGAAAAGTCCGTAAGTCGACCGGCTTGTCGATTGGCTGCCGCGCCACCTGCCCCCTGATCGTCATGCGTATCCCACCCGCCAATATCCACGGTGGCCACCTCAAGCCCGAGGCCCGAACGAATAATATGAGCCAGATCCCGCATTTCCCGTCCGAAAGTCGTATTGGGATACGTGGCACCGTTTTGCGGAGCAGCGGAGCCAATTCCCTCGATCGCAGCGACCCGATTCATGAGCTCAGGCCCGAGTGCGTGCACCGCGGCTCGAGCTGGGTTCCTCGTGCTCGACGCCGGATCTTGGGCGTACATTGCGCGTAGATTCGCCTCCAACGCGGCCTTGGACGACCCAAGACGGGCGAAGCTGAGCGAGGACACATCGGTCAGCGCAGGAACCAGCACTGTTCCACGCAGAGACTTGGCGACATTGCCGCCGATCGCAGCGGCTCGAATGGTGGACGCCCCTGCGGACGGCACGGCAGCCAGATAACGATTCAACCATCCGTCTCGCTGATCCGGGAAACCATGCTCGATGGTGTCCTGGTCCGTAAAATGCGACAGCGTATTTCCAGCAAATCCCGCCGCCGGCAGAATCGCCAAACGATTGCTGGTGTAGAGTCCGTGTAAAGGAAGAATGGAGGGATGCATCGCAAAGCCAGTCCCCGCTAGGTCAAGCCCCGACCCATCGCCGGATCCCGGCGGCAGGATCCCGATGCCGCCATTGGCTGATCGGGGACGCATCACATAGTACTGGGGATCCGAATAGGGCACGATGGTATTCAGACCGTCGTTACCGCCGCGTTGAAAGACGACCACCAGCGTCTTGCCCGCATTGCTCGCCGCATGCGCCCGGCTCTGAAAGAGCATCTCCAAAGGAAACATGTTGGCGGCCAACGCGGTCGCGGCCAACCCCATGGCCCGCTTCAAGATAGTCCGACGTGATACCTGTTGGAACGCCGATGAGCAGCAATGACAGTGATCCATGATTGTCCCTCTCAATGATCGTCCAACTATTGATAGAGATAGCGCGGATTCGTAAGGATGCTTGCCAGCGTCCGGTCCAGCGCCGCCTCGGTGCTGGAATTGTCCAAATTAAACGTTCCGCCGCCGCTTCGCAGTGTGGTCAGATAGATCTGATACTCCGTCGCCGTAGCCACCCGATCCGTCGTAAGATTCAGGAGAAAACCTAAGACCTCCGCCTCGGTCCTCAAACCAAGATTCTTCAGCCACAGACGTGTCTGACCCCCGCTCGTATCCGATCCGAATCGGATGGTCGAGCCATACCCAGGGATGGTGGCTTCGTAAGCCATGGCCGTCTCATGAAACAGGACATACGTATTCAACCAATGTTCGGATTTTTCTTTATATCCAGTCGGTGGAGGCATTTCAAACAACCCCTGCCCGGTCGCCGTCAACCGCCGACGGATAGGCTCATGCGATGACCACACTCCAAGATTGCGATAGAGTCCGACGACGTACTCCAAGGGCGTCTTCACGAGGCTTCGATAGTTGGCCACATTATTGAAGTCCGCCGACGTGACGATGGCAATCAGCACTTTGCGTATATCGCCTCCTGAATCGCTGAAGACCGACGCCACTTCGGTGATCAGCGCTGAAGACGGTGTTTCACTGACGAAATATTCGCAAAGCTTCTTCGCCAAATGCCGCGCGGTTGATGGATGGCTGGCTGCAATCTGCAACACTCGCTCCCCTTCGGTCGGTCCACTCCCATCAAACGCCACAGACTGCCCCAGCACCGTTTTGGTTCCCGGGCTGTGCCGACCGGATACAAAACGAAAGCCTGGCGCCGAGCCTTCCGGCACCGTCCAACCGGTAAAGGCTTTGGCGGCCTCATCGATATCCGTCTGCGTATATCCCGCTGGATGGCCCTGCTCATCCACGCCAAGCGTGTGGAGCTCCAAAACCTCGCGCGCATAGTTCTCGTTCGGATTCTCTTTCTTATTCACATCGGTATTCAGGTAAACCATCATGGCCGAGCTCTTTCCGCTCGTAATCAACAAGTCCACAAATCGCCCATAAGCCTGCGCCCGAAAGGCCTCATTCTCATAGACTTCGTATTGGCCGCGGAAATGCGACCGGAAGTCGGTATTGAAATGGTTGTCCCAGAAATAGACCATCTTTTCGAGCAACTGACGCCGGCTATACAGCTTCCTGATGAGGTCATGGTCCTGCACCTGCTGAAGCTGCGGTTTCAATACAGTCGGCTCAGGATCGTCTTTCTTCCAGGCACCCTGAGCGGCCGCCAAACGAAAATCCGTGTCAGTGTCTACAATTGGAATCGCGGCGGGCAACGGGGAGGTTGAATGGAGATTCGTCGGCCATGGCTGTCTCGGATCGAGGCCCAGCTGTTCCTTCATGTAGCCAGTAGCCCATTCTCTAGCCTGGGCTGCTGTCTTATGAGACACCATATTGAGTTGATTGGGAGTGCCCCCGAAGGTCAGGCGATTCAAGACGTGATAGCCGAACCAATTCGCCGGCGCTGCCGGAAGCCCCGAGGTAGGAGGGTCGAGCGGAGGAGCTGGCGTTGCGATTGTCTCAGGAGGAAGCGGGGTGGAGATCACACGCGTGAGTCCTGGAATTCCGGCGGACAATCGCTGAATGCTCTTAGTCGATGGCGTCGACGCCCCTCCAACAACCGAACTGGCCAATGCGCTGGATGCAGGAGCAGCAGCTGCCATAGCCGCAGTCCCACTCATCATCGTAGACAGACCGACCCCGGCCATCGCCGGCGCTCCGGATGGAATGGAACTCCCTGGTTTCATCCCACTCGTACTCTCTTCCATCTTCGCTTGTGCCTGCGCCCTTGGTTCTATCGCCGATAATCGCTGAGACTCAGCAGCCGGTGTCTTGATGGTCGCCTTGGCTTTCTTCTTCCTGGAAGGCTTCTGGACAGGTTCTGAAACCGGGGAAGTCGTTGCCCCCTCCTTCCCCCCCGACAGGCCAGAATCAGCCGGCCGAATAGGTTTGAGAAGCGAGTGTCGCGGTGCAGAAGCAGAATCTGAAACCGGATGCACTCCCCCCTCATGCGCGTAGAGAGAAAAGCTCCCTCCACCTAAGGACCATAGTGAGAGGGCCACGATAATGGAGATTCGACTGGGTCGCGGCCACATCGATTCGGCAATGCGTGACAACATACTGTTTTGCTCATCCTTGACTGACGCCATAACTGACCTCCTTTATGAAACCGAGGTCTCATCCTGTGGTGCGTTGGTTGAGCAAGACCAATACCCTGCCTCTCGTTCTTCGATGCTCGCCTGGTATTCCTATATGAATCGAGGTGTTATCCTGCCGAATCGGACCCCATTAATGGACATTCCATA includes the following:
- a CDS encoding DUF1501 domain-containing protein, which gives rise to MDHCHCCSSAFQQVSRRTILKRAMGLAATALAANMFPLEMLFQSRAHAASNAGKTLVVVFQRGGNDGLNTIVPYSDPQYYVMRPRSANGGIGILPPGSGDGSGLDLAGTGFAMHPSILPLHGLYTSNRLAILPAAGFAGNTLSHFTDQDTIEHGFPDQRDGWLNRYLAAVPSAGASTIRAAAIGGNVAKSLRGTVLVPALTDVSSLSFARLGSSKAALEANLRAMYAQDPASSTRNPARAAVHALGPELMNRVAAIEGIGSAAPQNGATYPNTTFGREMRDLAHIIRSGLGLEVATVDIGGWDTHDDQGAGGAAANRQAGRLTDFSGGIRAFVDDLGPLMNNVVVLTCTEFGRTVRQNASGGTDHGKASAWFLVGGSVKGGVYKGVAGWPSSLTEANLDEGRYIRPTVEFRDVFADVLVKHFGASTSELGAVLPGHVHTPVGLFV
- a CDS encoding iron-containing redox enzyme family protein — translated: MASRLTQARFLDALLKVMDGKHHWAWDHFATGRLTKEQLKIHFQQEYFVYVRDFPVFLSRIHGHNPPPAVRRMLAENIYEEDTGGLSLGKSHPELFLTMMEGLGFSAKDFEQIRPLPASRAYRAWLDRVSTQQAWVLGAAALTIFVEGSVKDRKELREPSKPKTAEEIETTIKNHPLVRYHGNSPDCMDLIRAHQLVESGHRHDAYDMVTQNAPSATTQQAVLSTVKRSLRLWLTYRDAVSRACGLKKP
- a CDS encoding DUF1800 domain-containing protein; the protein is MKPGSSIPSGAPAMAGVGLSTMMSGTAAMAAAAPASSALASSVVGGASTPSTKSIQRLSAGIPGLTRVISTPLPPETIATPAPPLDPPTSGLPAAPANWFGYHVLNRLTFGGTPNQLNMVSHKTAAQAREWATGYMKEQLGLDPRQPWPTNLHSTSPLPAAIPIVDTDTDFRLAAAQGAWKKDDPEPTVLKPQLQQVQDHDLIRKLYSRRQLLEKMVYFWDNHFNTDFRSHFRGQYEVYENEAFRAQAYGRFVDLLITSGKSSAMMVYLNTDVNKKENPNENYAREVLELHTLGVDEQGHPAGYTQTDIDEAAKAFTGWTVPEGSAPGFRFVSGRHSPGTKTVLGQSVAFDGSGPTEGERVLQIAASHPSTARHLAKKLCEYFVSETPSSALITEVASVFSDSGGDIRKVLIAIVTSADFNNVANYRSLVKTPLEYVVGLYRNLGVWSSHEPIRRRLTATGQGLFEMPPPTGYKEKSEHWLNTYVLFHETAMAYEATIPGYGSTIRFGSDTSGGQTRLWLKNLGLRTEAEVLGFLLNLTTDRVATATEYQIYLTTLRSGGGTFNLDNSSTEAALDRTLASILTNPRYLYQ
- a CDS encoding SUMF1/EgtB/PvdO family nonheme iron enzyme, translating into MALIPSGEFRMGTAEGSDGLADEHPERLVFLHAFLLDRFEVTNEAYAAFVQSTGHRPPANNNPASTIWDGATYPQAIAKHPVVNVSWDDAVAYCQWSGKRLPTEAEWEKAARGTDGRRYPWGNDWSWTKANSASYWAGQTIEFQSGADWEAFWIKGDGARLVKENGIKGEILTLPVGSFPDGASPYGIHDLAGNAAEWVQDWYDPNYYRSAPLSDPRGPERGAIKSMRGGSWLKPAISLRTSDRDWGIMDSRPSGTGFRCAKDSF
- a CDS encoding DUF2007 domain-containing protein; its protein translation is MRMRYLTTAQDIGELGIIKSLCEANGIACIFQDEHVSSLYPGVFELCCQVMVDESEWERATALISRLRLSIREVAPSP
- a CDS encoding DUF4124 domain-containing protein — its product is MKRFAYRIGSIRPRLGWIMLAGLLLLGMDPYPFQAHATTIYSYIDEQGNPRFSDSMENIPEKYRAKVKTHEQATPQEHPPSALDSVRSVVSPTAIASFKQKVAEWLQGFGIALPSAFTKTASVPSTAPTSDMNSSQSQIVNYAGAAAVVLLLLMYFSKSQLMRLLALCLLVTLGVATPVLLYVSDNGPMTSMKGRATAVGQAQQDRLKQVGP
- a CDS encoding PilZ domain-containing protein; protein product: MSETTPAYFHYVRRRYRYEIRCPVRYCINGQIREGVVVDMTREGWRLKGQEALVPGMMLSLDITLPGAASSLPIARAVVRWVEGGECGVKLERMEPEPAAQLSQFFSTLSQGVNVRSQAA